One genomic segment of Candidatus Fukatsuia endosymbiont of Tuberolachnus salignus includes these proteins:
- a CDS encoding replication endonuclease: MTWESFYSKTRPLPMTLYLEEIPIPAPRSLNPAPCHIFSPLMWEREQLPAILEPRIEAYWQRQVAQANHLAHLDHIKRKWQADPELAIQADLRRQPKFIQQPLQQRLDYLRREGGEARAKTFLLEVIKPVLHRLETVRKKQRTEDYQRVTYYPALRVLLDLPTLMQKEVKNVAARVAGHMELFFCACAEVLPDDNTDPDKILRLYQRVAAEAKRFSITPPHWHSLREHIQHRGKMPYHLIPGALARLCCADWWARKLWRLRCEWREEQYRAICLVHKQASAYVSYDALTRKREQDRRAREFIRSHELVNEDGVTLDMEKVVNASTSNPHLRHLEMMTTARGLENLAEQRGDYAMFYTLTCPSRYHATLSCGKPNPKWATHTVRESSDYLVALFAGVRKKMNKMGLRWYGVRVAEPHHDGTVHWHLLCFMARKDRVAITAVLREFAIRSDREELGKNIKPRFDVKPVLKSKGSPTSYLAKYISKNMDGTVLKKVVDKATDEPLLSTETGKPLNESVENAVAWASLHRVRQFQFFGIPSRQTYRELRLLAGQLQRKAKSKKSTQLLDDKPMDDVLAAADAGCMATYIIKQGGVLIPRKDHTVRTAYIKSETLNAYGEQGVKIYGVWSPRLGMASRICTHVDTWKKVRKAKSDKQPVHPVNQAESDLGLGVALQDRVTVPWTRTRTRGNNCPLARQIINSKKRGKGAVPMRI, translated from the coding sequence ATGACGTGGGAATCGTTTTATTCAAAAACAAGGCCGTTACCGATGACCCTCTATTTAGAAGAAATCCCTATCCCCGCACCGCGTTCTCTCAATCCTGCCCCCTGTCACATTTTTTCTCCGTTAATGTGGGAGCGCGAGCAATTGCCTGCCATCCTGGAACCGAGGATAGAAGCCTATTGGCAACGTCAGGTGGCGCAAGCCAATCATCTTGCTCATCTCGATCACATAAAACGGAAGTGGCAGGCTGATCCCGAATTAGCAATACAAGCAGATTTACGCCGTCAGCCGAAATTTATCCAGCAGCCGTTGCAGCAGCGCCTGGATTATCTGCGTCGTGAGGGCGGTGAAGCAAGAGCCAAAACCTTTTTATTGGAGGTGATTAAGCCAGTCTTGCACCGTCTTGAAACCGTGCGTAAAAAGCAGAGGACGGAGGATTATCAGCGTGTTACCTACTATCCTGCGCTACGCGTGTTATTGGATTTACCGACACTGATGCAAAAGGAAGTAAAGAATGTGGCAGCGAGGGTGGCAGGACATATGGAACTGTTTTTCTGTGCCTGCGCCGAGGTGTTACCGGATGATAATACGGATCCGGATAAAATATTGCGACTTTATCAGCGTGTGGCCGCGGAAGCTAAACGGTTTTCTATTACACCCCCGCATTGGCACAGTTTGCGTGAGCATATCCAGCACCGTGGCAAAATGCCTTATCATCTGATCCCTGGCGCACTGGCACGGCTGTGTTGTGCTGACTGGTGGGCACGTAAACTGTGGCGGTTGCGTTGTGAATGGCGTGAGGAGCAATACCGTGCCATTTGTTTGGTGCATAAACAAGCTTCTGCCTATGTCAGCTATGATGCCTTGACCCGTAAGCGTGAGCAGGATCGCCGTGCACGGGAATTTATCCGCTCACATGAACTGGTGAATGAGGACGGGGTGACGCTGGACATGGAAAAGGTGGTTAACGCGAGTACCAGCAATCCTCACTTACGTCATCTGGAAATGATGACCACCGCCAGAGGTCTGGAAAATCTGGCAGAACAGCGTGGCGATTATGCGATGTTTTATACCCTTACCTGTCCGTCGCGCTATCACGCTACCTTATCCTGCGGTAAACCTAATCCCAAATGGGCAACCCATACGGTACGTGAAAGCAGTGATTATCTGGTCGCTCTGTTTGCGGGTGTGCGCAAAAAGATGAACAAAATGGGGCTGCGCTGGTACGGCGTGCGGGTAGCAGAGCCTCATCATGATGGTACCGTGCATTGGCATTTGCTGTGTTTTATGGCGAGAAAAGATCGGGTCGCCATTACCGCGGTGTTACGTGAATTTGCGATCCGTAGCGATCGTGAGGAGCTAGGAAAAAATATCAAACCACGCTTTGATGTCAAGCCGGTGCTGAAGAGTAAAGGGTCGCCCACCAGTTATCTGGCGAAATACATCAGTAAAAATATGGATGGCACCGTACTGAAAAAAGTCGTTGATAAGGCGACCGATGAGCCCCTATTAAGTACCGAGACCGGTAAGCCACTTAATGAATCAGTTGAAAACGCGGTAGCCTGGGCAAGTTTGCATCGGGTACGACAATTTCAGTTTTTTGGTATTCCTTCGCGTCAAACGTACCGTGAATTGCGTTTGCTGGCCGGTCAATTGCAGCGCAAAGCAAAATCGAAAAAAAGCACGCAATTACTTGATGATAAGCCGATGGATGATGTATTGGCTGCCGCCGATGCCGGTTGTATGGCGACCTATATTATTAAGCAAGGCGGGGTATTGATCCCACGTAAAGACCATACTGTACGTACCGCTTATATCAAATCTGAGACCCTGAATGCCTACGGTGAGCAGGGCGTGAAAATTTACGGGGTGTGGTCGCCCCGGCTGGGCATGGCGTCACGGATTTGTACCCATGTGGATACGTGGAAAAAGGTGCGTAAGGCGAAAAGTGATAAGCAGCCTGTTCATCCTGTTAATCAGGCAGAAAGTGATCTGGGGTTAGGTGTTGCCCTTCAGGACAGGGTTACCGTCCCTTGGACTCGGACTCGGACTCGTGGCAATAACTGTCCCCTTGCGCGACAAATAATCAATAGTAAAAAGCGGGGGAAAGGGGCGGTGCCGATGAGGATTTGA
- a CDS encoding DUF5347 family protein has translation MANTEPARVVPLNLEQRQCSLKHIALLWGAFPDAKYKGVIPALITEMQETDPQMKGALYYLAGIEKKKHALTFKQVSPEEQMNIIDAITRLRAAVSLFPERVSYIDCDPLPNKNE, from the coding sequence ATGGCGAATACAGAGCCAGCACGTGTCGTCCCGCTGAATTTAGAACAGCGTCAATGCAGTCTTAAGCACATCGCGTTATTATGGGGGGCATTTCCTGACGCAAAATATAAAGGGGTTATTCCCGCGCTGATCACTGAAATGCAGGAAACCGATCCACAAATGAAAGGAGCGCTGTATTATTTGGCCGGTATTGAAAAGAAAAAGCATGCGTTGACCTTTAAACAGGTATCTCCAGAAGAACAGATGAATATTATTGACGCGATTACTCGTTTACGTGCTGCTGTCAGCTTATTTCCTGAGAGGGTGAGTTATATCGATTGTGACCCTTTACCAAATAAAAATGAATAA